The stretch of DNA AAATGGATCAATTGGTTGAGCAAGCAGGATTTAGAAAAATTGATATGCGTATAGATGAGTGGGGTATTTTTACTGTTTCTATTGCTAAGCGAGTTAAATAGTGTTTTTATCTCGAGAGCGAGGCCTATGGCCTCGTTCAATTCTCTATTTAATATTATTAAGCGTATTCTTTTTCTCGAGTTATGGACTTGCAAATTGGTACACATCGTTAAGAAGTGATGTTGGTATTATTGTTTTTGCATGGGAACAATTCATTCCTTTATGGCCTTGGACAATCATTCCTTATTGGTCAATTGATCTATTTTATGGCTTAGCTATTTTAATTGCGCCAACAGTCTTTGAACTCAATAATCTTGTAAAAAGGTTATTTTCAGCGCAAGTTCTTTGTATTTGTTGTTTCCTTATCTGGCCATTAATGTTTTCTCTAGAGCGCCCGCCACTTGATGGTTATTCCGGCGCTTTATTTGATCTTTTAATGGGATTTGATAAACCATTTAATCAAGCCCCTTCTTTGCATATTACATTACTGGTTATTTTATGGGTATTTTATGCTAAATATTTAAAGGGTATTGGGTTATGGTTACTACATATTTGGTTTATTTTAATTGGCGTATCGGTATTAACAACTTGGCAGCATCATTTTTTTGATATACCAACCGGATTATTAGCCGGTGCTTTTTGTATTTGGTTATGGCCAGAACAAAAAACCTCATTATTTTATCCATGCCGTTATCCTAAGCAGTGGCGATGGGCTCTGGTCTACGTAATTTGCACTATAGTTTCTATTGTGATGATTATCATGATAGGAGCTAATGCTATTTGGCTACTCTGGCTTGCTTTATCGCTCGCTATAACCGCACTAAATTATAGTTTCATTGGCGCACGAGGTTTTCAAAAACAACAAAATGGTCATTTTACATTTGTCGTTGGATCACTGCTGCTACCTTATCGATTGATTATGTGGTTAAACTCTCGGCTTTGGACTTGGCACGATGATAAGTTTAATCGTATTAGTCATAATTTATATTTAGGCCGTATACCAGGGCGTAATACATTAAAAAATAATCACTTTAATACCATTATTGACTTATGTGCTGAATTATCAATGCCCTTATATAATGGTAATTATACCTTAATTCCAGTATTGGATATGACGACACCATCATTAGATGATTGTCAAAAAGGTGTTGATGCCATTAACAAAGGAATGATGACGGGTAATGTATTGGTGTGCTGTGCTTTAGGCTATTCTCGTAGTGCAACTATCATATTAGCATGGCTACTGTCTAATGGCATTGCAAAGCAATTAGATGATGCAATTAAAATATTAAAAAAAGCTAGGCCTCATAGTGTAATTAACGATAGGCAATTAGAGGTATTAACTCAGTGGGTAATATTATTACATGACAAAGACAACAGACATTAATCAAACCACTCTTTTAGCAATAAGCTGTTTATTAAAACAAGGTAAACACATTGATAGAACGTCAACAACGGTTGCTATGATGACTGTTTTTATTTGCTGCGTTTCGATCTTTCTAAAAATCTCTTTTATTGAGATAATCGGTTCACTTAGCTTGATAAGTTTAATGCTGTGGTTAATACAAAAATACTATTCAATACGAACGTCTATTGATACAGATCTATTTTCTTATTTGGCGGCAAATAGTCAATCAGCCAATGAACGTATTAATGAATTAGATGATTGTTTTAGCCGTCTTATATTGAAAAAAAAGAACAATTCTAATTGGCTTAAACGGCAAAAAGGTGCATTAAATTTACTAAAAAAACAACTCGTTTTTTTTATTGCTCAAGTTATATTGTTTTTTATAGTTTTGGTGAGTTTATTTTTCAATTTATAGTGCCAGTTAATACTAGGTGGAATATTTTCCACCTAGTATACAATCCACCTAAAATATATCAGTGATTAGCTTCTAACTTATTGTTTATAATTTTCTAAGAACCGACCAAATCGATGAATGGCATCATCTAATTCACCACTATGCGGAAGTGCTACAATTCGAACATGATCCGGTTTATGCCAATTAAAACCTGTACCTTGAACTAACAATACTTTTTCTTGCAGTAAGAAGTCTAATACCAATTTTTGGTCATTATGTAGATTAAATTTTTTCATATCAAGTTTGGGAAATAGGTATAAAGCTCCCTTCGGTTTGACACATGAAACACCCGGGATTTCATTGAGTAATCGCCATGCAAGCATGCACTGATCATATAACCGTCCGCCAGGTTTAATAAATTCGTTAATACTTTGATAACCGCCTAATGCAGCTTGAATTGCGTGTTGTAATGGCACATTTGCGCATAAACGCATAGAGGCAAGCATGTTTAAACCTTCAATATAACCTTTGGCCTGTTTTTTGGGGCCACTTAACGCCATCCAACCTTGCCTAAAACCGGCTGCGCGATATGTTTTTGATAAGCCACTCATGGTAATAATAAACAGATCTGGTGCTAATGCTGCAATTGAGTGATGCACCGCATCATCATATAAAATTTTATCATAAATTTCGTCAGCAAAAATAATCAGATTATTTTGACGGGCAATCTCAGCAATTTCGAGTAAGATTTCTTTACTATATACCGCACCGGTTGGATTATTGGGATTAATTATCACGATCCCTTTAGTATTTGGCGTTATTTTCTTTTTAATGTCATCTAAATCTGGTTGCCAGTCTTGCTCTTCATCACAGATATAATGGGCTGCCTTACCACCAGATAAGCTAATTGCCGCCGTCCATAATGGATAATCAGGCATCGGTACAAGTATCTCATCACCACTATTTAGCAAGGCCTGCATTGATTGCACAATTAATTCTGACACGCCATTACCAATATAAATATCTTCAATATCGATATTATAAATACCTTGAGCTTGATAACTTTGCATAATTGCTTTACGGGCAGAATAGAGGCCTTTTGAATCACTATAACCTTGGGATGTCGGGAGATTACGAATGACATCAACTAATAATTCATCTGGTGCTTCAAATCCAAATGGCGCTGGGTTGCCAATATTAAGTTTAAGAATTTTTTGACCTTCTTCTTCTAGCTTTTTGGCATAATCAAGAATTGGCCCACGAATATCGTAACATACGTGTTCTAATTTATTCGACTTTTCGAATGACACCATAATTATTGTCCTTTATTGAAATGATTTCGTTATAATTTTTATTGATAAGCCAATCTACTACTATTTAGATAATTTTTGAAGATGTTATTATAGTTAGCTTATAAATATTTTTAACTCGTATAAAATTTGCGTGGAGAATCCAATGAAAACTATTTTGACTGTAATAGGTAAAGACCAAACGGGAATTATTGCTGGTATAAGTCAAAAGTTATATGAATTAAACATCAATATTTTAGATGTAACGCAAACCATTATGGATGAATACTTTACCATGATTATGTTACTTGATTTAGCAAAAATTAATGTTTCATTCGATGAAGTAAAAAATGCCTTAATTACAAAAGGTGATCAACTTAACGTAAAAGTAAATATTCAACGTGAAGAAATCTTTGATGCAATGCACCGCCTATAACCTTATAAAATAGAGCTCATAATGGAAACTAAACATATTTTAGAAACAATAAAAATGATCGAGGAAGAAAAGCTTGATATCCGTACGATCACAATGGGAATTTCATTACTTGACTGTATTGATAGTGATGGGGTTAAAGCAAGACAAAAAATCTATGATAAGATCACTCGTCTAGCCGGCAACTTAGTTAAAGTGGGTGAAGATATATCGTCTGAATTTGGTATACCAATTATCAATAAGCGCATTTCCGTTACGCCAATTTCACTCATTGCTGGTGCGAGCGATGACAAAGATTATGTTGAATTTGCAAAAACACTCGACGCAGCCGCTAAAGCGGTTGGTGTCAACTTTATTGGTGGCTTTTCAGCATTAGTACAAAAGGGGTTTCATAAAGGGGATAAGATTTTAATCGATTCAATTCCCCAGGCATTAGCGCAAACTGAAAGAGTATGTTCATCAGTTAATGTTGGCTCGACACAAACTGGTATTAATATGGATGCCGTAAGACGTATGGGGCAAATTATCAAAGAGGCGGCGTCATTAACGGCAGATAATAATAGTATGGCTTGTGCCAAACTAGTCGTGTTTGCTAATGCGGTGGAAGATAATCCATTTATGGCAGGTGCATTTCATGGCATTGGTGAAGCAGATTGCGTGATTAATGTTGGCGTGAGTGGCCCTGGCGTTGTGAAACGCGCATTAGAGAAAGTTAAAGGCGAATCTTTTGATGTGGTTGCTGAAACAATTAAAAAGACAGCATTTAAGATAACTAGAATGGGACAACTTGTCGGTAAGGAAGCCTCTGAGCGTTTAGGCGTACAATTTGGTATTGTCGATCTATCTTTAGCGCCAACTCCTGCAATTGGTGATTCTGTTGCACATATTTTAGAAGAGATGGGGCTTGAGGTTGTTGGAACGCATGGCACAACTGCGGCACTGGCTATGTTAAATGACGCAGTTAAAAAAGGTGGCGTTATGGCATGTGGGCATGTTGGCGGCTTAAGTGGTGCATTTATTCCTGTATCTGAGGATGCTGGCATGATTGATGCGGTTAATAAAGGTGCTTTAAACCTTGAAAAACTTGAAGCTATGACCTGTGTTTGCTCTGTTGGACTTGATATGATAGCAATCCCTGGTGATACGCCAGCTGAAACAATTTCGGCTATTATTGCTGATGAAGCCGCAATTGGGGTCATTAACCATAAAACGACAGCGGTACGTATCATTCCCGCCGTTGGTATGAAAGTGGGGGATAATGTCGAATTTGGTGGCTTACTTGGTCATGCGCCAATTATGCCAGTAAATAAGTTTAGTTCTGCTGATTTTATTAAGCGTGGTGGGCGGATCCCTGCGCCAATTCATTCTTTTAAAAACTAATGAAATTTGAATAGGTTTAATCGCTTATGGTTAAACCTATATTGTTACTATAAGTAAAGTGAGTAGATGTTGTGAATAAGATTTTTGATTTAATTAATGATTTTTTTGCTTTTTTAGCGCCAATTACTGACGCAGTTTGGGATTTTCCAACCAATATTGACTGGTATAGTCGTATACCTGTGTTGGGTCAATTCTCTTTTCCTGTTATTTTATTAATTGGTGTTGGGATCTATTTTACGATCCGCACACGTTTTATCCAACGCCAAAGTTTTGTACCGGCGATAAAAATAATGTTAGCAAGGCAGCCGTCTAAACAAGGAATCAGTGCGATAGGATCGTTTATGCTTGGCCTTGCCATGAGAGCCGGCCCAGGAAATATTGTTGGTATCACGGGTGCAATTTCAATTGGTGGTCCTGGTGCACTATTTTGGATGTGGGTAGCTGCCTTTTTTGGGATGGCATCTGCATTTACTGAATCGGTGCTAGCTCAGCTTTTCAAAGAGAAAAAAGGTGATGAATTTGTTGGTGGGTTACCATTTTATGGTAAACGTATTTTAGGTAATAAACGATTTGTTGGCTTATTTTTATCGTTTGTATTTATCATTTATGCTTTATTTAATATTCCAGCTCAAACATTTAATGTTTTTTCTGCAATTGGCGCAATAGCGCAGGCTTCAACTGGCGAGCAGTATAGCCATCAATCAACACTATATTATGTTATTGCAGTAATACTCGTTGTTGTATGTGCATTTATTATCTTTGGTGGCATTCGCCGAGTAGTTGCCTATTCTGATGTGTTAGTACCGATTAAAGCAGTTATTTTTGTTGGTATGTCTATTATTATTATTTTAATAAACTTCCCATTAATTCCGTACTTTTTTCATGAAGTCGTTGTTGGCGCATTTTTACCTCATGCTATTTTTGGTGGCACAATTGGTACGGCTCTTGCTCAAGGTGTGAAAAGGGGCTTAATGTCCAATGAAGCAGGGCAAGGTACCATTACTATGGCAGCAGCAGTTGCCAATAACCGCCATCCATGTGAGCAGGGATTAGTGCAAAGCTTTGGGGTGTTTTTTGACACGATGGTGATTTGTACCATGACGGGTTTTATTGTCGTTATGGCTCATGTTTGGACCGGATCAGTTGATGGTGTAATGTGGGAATCGGTTAGGGCGTCAAAAATTATGTTATACCTAAGCTCTGTGGAGGCTTTAGTACCATCATCAATTTCGACCGTTGTTGAGATTATTATGTGTGCTTGTTATGGCCTATTTGCTTTTACAACGCTACTTGGTATGATCTCATTTGCAGAAATTTCAGCTAATTTTATCTCTAAAAAGCAAAGCTTTATTTTAGGGATTCGAACACTCGGTTCATTAGTCTTTGTGCCATTTGGAATACTCACCATTTTAGCTGGACTTGAGCTCGGTAATTTATGGTACATATCTGATTTAATGAATATTATTATGGTTTATTTAAATATCCCACTATTATTATTAGGATTACCATTTGTACTTAAAGCATTAGAACATTATCGTAAGACTAAAGCAGCACCTTTTGATTCTAAGCAATATGGGTTTGTTACTGAATGTTGGAATGGTAAAGAAAACAGTAAGTAATCAATATCTAATTTTACATGTCGGCGATAAAAAAGCGGGATATTAATATTTCCGCTTTTTTATTATAATTGATGGTTACAACAAAAAAATAACGAAAAATTAGGTTAATCAAACATATCCTAATATCTCATTAACTTGTAGTATAATGCGACAATGTTTATCTATTGCATCAAGCCATTTTTATACAAAAGGATGTATCATGAAATTTAAGCCTCTTTATCTTATTTTGGTATTAATTATTATTGCGGGTGTGATTTTATTTAATAGCTTTAATACGATCCAGTCTGATGATGAAAAAGTTACCGCTTCATGGTCTGAAGTAATTAATCAGTATCAACGCCGAGCAGACTTAGTCCCTAATTTGGTGAATACGGTTAAAGGTTATACTAACCATGAAAAAAGTGTATTAATTGACGTTACAGAGGCGAGGGCTAAAGTCGGAGCAATTCAAGTCAGCGCCGATCAGTTAACAGATCCCGCTGTGATGGCAAAGTTCCAACAAGCTCAGCAGCAATTAAGCTCTTCCCTAAGCCGTTTACTCGCGGTGAGTGAAAACTATCCTGATTTAAAAGCAAGTTCACTTTATAGCGATTTGATGGTTCAACTCGAAGGATGTGAAAATAGAATTGCCGTTGCGCGCGGACGATATATTCAAGCTATTCAAAACTATAATAGCTACATTCGCCGTTTACCGGGCAATCTAATTGCTAATTATTATCAATTGGCACCAAAAGCCCAATTTACGGTTGAAAATGAAAAGCAAATATCAACAGCACCATCTGTTAACTTCAATTAGTTATTTGCTATGCGCTTTATTCAATTATGTTTTATTGCTTGCCTTATTATTTGCTATCAAGTGTGCGCTGCGGTTGCAGTGCCTGCTTATTCTCAAAGAGTTGTTGATACTACCAATACCTTAACTAATGACCAAATTGAAAAACTCGATCAAATGCTGCGTAGTTATGAAAGTACACAAGATGCGGGTTCACAAATAGCCATATTGCTAGTACCAACAGTAAATAATGAATCGATAGAACAATTTTCTGACCGCGTTTTTAGACAGTGGAAAATTGGTCAAAAAGATAAAGATAACGGTGTTTTATTTGTCATCGCAAAAAATGATCGACAAGCTAGGATCGAAGTTGGCTATGGACTAGAAGGCGATTTAACGGATTTAGTTGCAAAGCACATAATTGATAAAACGTTTATTCCTGCTTTTAAACAAAATAATTATTACCAAGGCATTAGTGATGCTATTGTGTCAGTGATGGGGATTTTAAGTAAAACAGATGATGCGGGATCTATTTTACCCAAAAGCTTAAACACTATGCAATATGAGCCGCGTATCGGCGATGTAATTAAAGGACCTTTTGGCTTGTCGTTACTTTACTACAGCATTGCTTCATATATTATTTGTATGCTAATTACGACTTTATTGCCATTAAAATGGCTAAAAAAATCAAAAGGTAGGAAGTCTCTTGCTATTGGCATATTAAATGGTACTTCAGCAGGGGCTTATTCGCTATTCAATGGCTTTCCTATTGCAATTGCATTACCAACTTTATTTTTAGTTTTTGTCGCATCAACGATTTTATCTGCACTATTCGGCAAAAATGGCGGTCCTCGCGGTGGTAGAGGTAATGGCGGAAGCAGCTTTGGCGGAGGGCTTAGTTCCGGTAACGGATTTGGCGGTGGAGGCGGCGGTCGAAGTGGCGGTGGCGGCGCATCAGGGCGTTGGTAGTTCTAAGGCTTAAATATGTAAATTAAGTTTGTCAGCTATCTGCGTATTTGCTTTTTGGTGTATTAATATTTTGTTTTTTTACTCTGTAGCGTTGCAAAGTTTGTCAATATATATAATAAAACGATACTGTAATCACTTATTCATTAATTCATAACGGCTAATTTGAATAAAACTGCCCATAAAATATGGGCAGTTTATTGATGTCTGATCTGACCTTAGTATGAGTTAAATACGCTACTCCCCTAGTTTTACATCGTTTGATTAAAATCTATAATTATTGTTACAGAATCATCATTTTTTTGATTTAATTAAAAATTAAAATCAATCATTGCCTTATAATTATAAATGTTACCTTTGCTATTAGTAGACCAGTTACCTATTTCATTCAGATGCATTCTTTTTACCTCTCCATATAAAGTAAAACGGTCAGTAATAGGGTACGTCGCATTTAGCTGCACATAATTATAATTTCGATTATAAAATATTTCGCTATTTTGTGAGTTGTATTTCTTATATTTACCAATACCAGTGCTAATTGATGTTTGTAATCTATCCCAAATATTCCAGTAACCAATGGAGGTTACATTATCTTTATCTTTGATATTTCCCCATTTTTCTCGTTCTAAACGAGCAAATGAGGCGTGAGTTCTAATCCAAACGCCATTGTTATTGTTAATAATGTATTGGATCCCCGGTTCAATTACAGTAGATCTTGAGTCACGATCATTTTCGTCATTACGAATTCTTTTGCGATCAAATTGTTGGTAAACATAGCCAAAAATAGAGAAGTGGTCATCAATTTGAATATCAGTAAATAATTTTAGGCGAGCATTCCAATAACCTATTTTACCTTGATCATCAGAAAAACCAGACGATTGATAACCCCCCATCACTTCTGCGCCAAAGCGGATGTTATCATAGCGAAATTCTTTACCTACAACTACTTCAGTATTAAATGTGCTATTTTGATATTCATAACGACCATATGGGCCGCTATAATTAGCGTTTCGATTACTCGAAAAACCTAAATACCAGCCAGGTAAATCATGAGAACGAAATACTCCTTGAGCAAAGGTAATGTTATCATTAACATGATGAGTATGATTTTTAATATAAGAAAATTCAGTTGCATATTTAGCTTTTATGTAACCATTAATTTTTCCTCCATCAGGATTAGATGAATAAACAGATGCCCACATCACCTCTTCATCAAGATAAGACCAAGGATTAACCGAAATTACCTTACCTGAGTTTTCGCGAATAACGTTCATACTTGCCATTGACGCAATAGGCAAACTTAACACTAAAAATAAAAAAAGAGTTTTATTCATAATATAGCCTATTTAATCTCTTTAATATTTAGCTCAATAGTTGGATTGTCATTAATTGAATAACTTAGCCCCCATTTATTATTGACCATATCGTACATGCGTGCGGTAAAAGCAGCTTTATCATTGATATAAAAGACGGCTATTGAATTTTCAATTAATATTTTCAGGTGAATATCACCACTCAAATCAACAGGTGTACCTAGCTCGGGTTTAGCCGTCGAAAGTGCTGCTAATGGGCTGTTATAAAAGAAAACTTTATTGACAGCTTTATTTAATACAATATTTAATGGTGCATTAACTAGCTTATTTTCATTGATGCCGAAATTGAAAATGATGCCATGGCTTGCCCCTTTTATCGTTCCTTCTATGACCGCAGAAGATGGCATGACGTCATAAATTTGCATATTTAATGTATCAAACTTAGTGGTAATATTATTTTTTAATGAATTTGGTTTTAATAGTTTTGAGTTATTAGGCAGGCTGTTAATGACGTTATTTAACTCTGTTGGTATGACACTACTTAAGCTGCCGTCGCTGTTTTGGATTAGTTCATGTGCAACGAGATTACCGGCCCAATCAATATTACCACTATCTTTACTTGATGATTTTGTTGGATTCCAACCAAAAACATAAAGATGGTCATCTTTCATTGCCAGCTTACCTGCATAAAACCCGGCACCATCAACAGCATAATTCTTTAGTTTTACAAATGGCCCTTCAGGATTATCCGCTACCCGATATTGTGTTAAACGAGTTGGCCATTGGTCACTAAAACTTAAGTACCATTTATTGTTAAAAAAAACTAACGTAGGACATTCAAGATTTGAATCATTAGATATTGTATCATTATCAAAAAATACACCATCATCTTGCCAGTTTTTTAAATCAGTAGATGAATATTTTACGATGACGCCTTTACCATTTTGGCGCGTTGTAATTAGCATCCAATATTGCTGTTTTTCGGGGATCCAAACTACATGAGGATCTCGAAAATCATTACCGCTATAATTTTTGCCGGGTAAAATAGTGTCTTGATAATGTTTAACCCAATTAATTTTATCAGAACTTGTTGCATGCATGACTGATTCGACAGGAAAAACATTGGCGTTATGAGCAGTATACCAAGCATGCCAAGTATCCCCGACTTTTATAAATGATCCTGTGCCGAGCAGTAATTCAGGGTTATTAACATCATTAATGTATGGCAATACTTCTGAATGATTTGTATAGTGATATAAATCAGAGCTGGTAAGTAAATGTACAGCATGAACACCTAAATCACTTCCCCCTCTAATATCATTAAGATAGAAAATATTAAATACCCCATCAGCAAAGATAGGCATTGGATCACCGACGAAAGAGGCATCAACTTTAGGAAAAAAACCGTGTATTGAAGGTATAGATTTATTATGTAATGTTTCAGATCCCATCTGAGAGAAAGCAAAAAAACTTAATAAATATAACATACTCGCTAAACATATTTTTTTTGTTGTAAACATAACGATTTCCTCAATTAAAATTCATATACCACACCAAGTAATGTGAACGGGTTCCAGTTGTGACCATCTGATGTCCATAGACCATATTCTTTTGTTTTTTCGAATTTAAATTCGCCGTAAGCTCTTAAGCTTAGTATTAAAGGGTAACTTGCTGTTACCCCAAGCGTGTGATAATTACTTTTATAAAAAGTTTCGTTTGAATTTATTTGGTTGTATTTTTTAAGGCGACCAGTGCCGATATAAATTGACGAAAATAAATCTGTCCAATTATGGAAGAAACCTAATCTAATATTTTGTTCAACCTCCATAATTGCACCAAACTCTTTTCTGGCTTGTTTTTTTCTGATATATAAGGAACTTAGCCAAAGGCCATTATTATTATCAATTTGGTATTTTAAAACAGGTTCTGTTTCAATAGAGGTATTATTGGTATCGCCGTTATCAGGACGATTGTTATAAGGTTGAAATTCATAGAATATATATCCACCTAAACGCAAGGTATCAGTGAAACGTAAATCAACCCATGTTTTTACTCTCGTTTTTAATCGGTTTAGTCCTGATTCTGCACCAAACATCCCTTCAAGGCCGATTTTACCTCGGTAAGTCTCGAAAATATGACCAACAAAAGCTTCACTAATATTCGTATTATCTTGAAATGATTGGTCAAAAATATTACCTTTATAACTATCTTCTTTTGCGAAATAGAAACCAAAATACCAATTAGGTAACTCGTCATGGCGTAAAAATGCATTCATAATTGAAAATTTATATTTCCCACTATTTCGTTCTTTATCATGATTCCATCTAAAGTTATCAATTTCAATTTGCGAACGAATATTGCCATGTAAAGCGGCTGTATTTAAATTATTATTGACCGAAAGCCAAGCGACAGGAGCCTCATTTGGATTAGATATAAACAATGAATCTTGGCGTTGAATTTGTGATGATGTAGATTTAGCTACTGTATCAATATTATTTTTTTTAATATCAGATGCCGTGGTATTTTTAGAATTTTTTTTATTAATATTCGCATGGTTTGCCTGAATCTGACTGGCGGCAGAAATGGGCTTGGTTTTAGTTATTTCTTTTTCAGTAGTAGATTGAGCATTTTGGATATTAAAATAACTTTGGTATCCATGCTCATAACGACTAGCTCCCATTGCAGAAAATACGGACATTGATATAAGTGATAATAACAATCTCTTGGTATAGCTGATTACTAATGGGTTTCTAATCAATTTAATTACTTTTTTCTTTTCATTTTTTCTCCCCAATAAATACTCATCAAATTGCCTAAATGACTAAAGTCCAAATACCTGAACCCGATATATCAGCTTGTCCACCATATGCATAAAGCTTTATGTTTCTTTCATTTAGTTCTGGGTACATTCGACTACTCAAGCAGGCATATCCGTTATTTACGAAAATTTCGATAGAAGACATATCAATAAAAATACGTAATGATATTTGATCACTTTCTGGTAATTCCACGCTTCTAGTACCAAATAATTGATATTGAGAATACTCTCGCTCAATGACTAAACGTTTAGCCTGATTATCAATAAAGACATTAATACCTGTACCAAATTTGAATCCATACTTTTCAGCAGTACTATTTTTCAAATTAATATTCAAGACGATTTCGGCTATTTTACAAGATGAGACAACATCGATTTCATTGTTTATTTCAATTAAATTTATAAATGGGGTGAATTTTGAACGTAGTTTGAGTATTTCTTTAATTGGATTCATTTGAATAAGACCATCGTCAGTTATCGTTAATTCACGCGGTAACGTTAACATTCCAGCCCAATTATCTTCACGCTCAGGCATAGCGGATTCCCACATATCAAGCCAAGCAATTACAATTCTTCGACCATCAGGAGCCACAAAACTTTGTGGTGCATAAAAATCAGTACCAAGATCTAATTCTTTAAATGGTTTTTCAATAATAAATTTTGAATTGGGATGCCATGTTCCAGTAAGGTAACCACTTTGAAATAAATTTCGATTGTGATATCCCTCGGCTTTTAATCCTTGTGGTGAAAACATTAAGACATATTTATCATTAAGCGGGAAAAAATCAGGACATTCCCACATATAACCCATCGACTTGTCTGCTTTACCAATTATTCCTGCATCACACCAATG from Orbaceae bacterium lpD04 encodes:
- a CDS encoding OmpG porin family protein encodes the protein MNKTLFLFLVLSLPIASMASMNVIRENSGKVISVNPWSYLDEEVMWASVYSSNPDGGKINGYIKAKYATEFSYIKNHTHHVNDNITFAQGVFRSHDLPGWYLGFSSNRNANYSGPYGRYEYQNSTFNTEVVVGKEFRYDNIRFGAEVMGGYQSSGFSDDQGKIGYWNARLKLFTDIQIDDHFSIFGYVYQQFDRKRIRNDENDRDSRSTVIEPGIQYIINNNNGVWIRTHASFARLEREKWGNIKDKDNVTSIGYWNIWDRLQTSISTGIGKYKKYNSQNSEIFYNRNYNYVQLNATYPITDRFTLYGEVKRMHLNEIGNWSTNSKGNIYNYKAMIDFNF
- a CDS encoding glycoside hydrolase family 32 protein, which produces MFTTKKICLASMLYLLSFFAFSQMGSETLHNKSIPSIHGFFPKVDASFVGDPMPIFADGVFNIFYLNDIRGGSDLGVHAVHLLTSSDLYHYTNHSEVLPYINDVNNPELLLGTGSFIKVGDTWHAWYTAHNANVFPVESVMHATSSDKINWVKHYQDTILPGKNYSGNDFRDPHVVWIPEKQQYWMLITTRQNGKGVIVKYSSTDLKNWQDDGVFFDNDTISNDSNLECPTLVFFNNKWYLSFSDQWPTRLTQYRVADNPEGPFVKLKNYAVDGAGFYAGKLAMKDDHLYVFGWNPTKSSSKDSGNIDWAGNLVAHELIQNSDGSLSSVIPTELNNVINSLPNNSKLLKPNSLKNNITTKFDTLNMQIYDVMPSSAVIEGTIKGASHGIIFNFGINENKLVNAPLNIVLNKAVNKVFFYNSPLAALSTAKPELGTPVDLSGDIHLKILIENSIAVFYINDKAAFTARMYDMVNNKWGLSYSINDNPTIELNIKEIK
- a CDS encoding OmpG porin family protein; its protein translation is MSVFSAMGASRYEHGYQSYFNIQNAQSTTEKEITKTKPISAASQIQANHANINKKNSKNTTASDIKKNNIDTVAKSTSSQIQRQDSLFISNPNEAPVAWLSVNNNLNTAALHGNIRSQIEIDNFRWNHDKERNSGKYKFSIMNAFLRHDELPNWYFGFYFAKEDSYKGNIFDQSFQDNTNISEAFVGHIFETYRGKIGLEGMFGAESGLNRLKTRVKTWVDLRFTDTLRLGGYIFYEFQPYNNRPDNGDTNNTSIETEPVLKYQIDNNNGLWLSSLYIRKKQARKEFGAIMEVEQNIRLGFFHNWTDLFSSIYIGTGRLKKYNQINSNETFYKSNYHTLGVTASYPLILSLRAYGEFKFEKTKEYGLWTSDGHNWNPFTLLGVVYEF
- a CDS encoding glycoside hydrolase family 32 protein; the protein is MKDLLIEQAEQYIVEHQKDVKKRWYPTFHLAPRIGWMNDPNGLVWFKGYYHAFYQHHPYSAFWGPMHWGHARSKDLIHWEELPIALAPSGEEDKDGCFSGSAVVDGETLVLIYTGHKFHGEKIDDNLYQVQCLAVSKDGVNFERQGMIIDTPVGINHFRDPKVWKEKDSWYMVVGARVGDIGEVRLYKSADLRHWCDAGIIGKADKSMGYMWECPDFFPLNDKYVLMFSPQGLKAEGYHNRNLFQSGYLTGTWHPNSKFIIEKPFKELDLGTDFYAPQSFVAPDGRRIVIAWLDMWESAMPEREDNWAGMLTLPRELTITDDGLIQMNPIKEILKLRSKFTPFINLIEINNEIDVVSSCKIAEIVLNINLKNSTAEKYGFKFGTGINVFIDNQAKRLVIEREYSQYQLFGTRSVELPESDQISLRIFIDMSSIEIFVNNGYACLSSRMYPELNERNIKLYAYGGQADISGSGIWTLVI